One Mesorhizobium sp. J428 DNA segment encodes these proteins:
- a CDS encoding IS3 family transposase (programmed frameshift) codes for MTSKTTNRFSPEVRARAVRLVLDHEGEHTSRWAAVSSIAAKIGCTAQTLHEWVKKAERDSGVRAGVPTDVATKLKALERENRELRQANEILRKASAYFCPGGARPPVQAMIAFIDDHRGAHGVEPICKVLPIAPSTYHDRVAKRVDPSRLSVRARRDAALKDEVRRVFEANFRVYGVRKVWRQLQREGFDVARCTVARLMKAMGLEGIIRGKPLRTTVSDKAAPCPLDHVNRQFHAPAPNMLWVSDFTYVATWTGFVYVAFVIDTYARRIVGWRVSRTAHASFVLDALEQALHDRRPIHRGGLVHHSDRGSQYVSIRYTERLAEAGVEPSVGSVGDSYDNALAETINGLYKAEVIHRRGPWRSFEAVEFATLEWVDWFNNRRLLEPIGNIPPAEAEERYYAMLVEPAMAA; via the exons ATGACAAGCAAGACAACGAACAGGTTTTCTCCCGAGGTCCGTGCCCGCGCGGTGCGGCTGGTTCTGGATCACGAAGGCGAGCACACCTCGCGGTGGGCGGCGGTGTCGTCGATCGCCGCCAAGATCGGCTGCACGGCGCAGACGTTGCATGAGTGGGTGAAGAAGGCCGAGCGCGATAGCGGCGTTCGCGCCGGTGTGCCTACGGATGTGGCGACGAAGCTCAAGGCTCTGGAACGCGAGAACCGCGAGCTTCGGCAAGCCAACGAGATCCTGCGCAAGGCGAGCGCGTATT TTTGCCCAGGCGGAGCTCGACCGCCGGTTCAGGCCATGATCGCGTTCATCGACGATCATCGTGGGGCGCATGGGGTCGAGCCGATCTGCAAGGTGCTGCCGATTGCCCCGTCGACCTACCATGACCGTGTCGCCAAGCGCGTCGATCCCTCCCGGCTGTCGGTTCGGGCAAGACGGGATGCAGCCTTGAAGGATGAGGTTCGCCGCGTGTTCGAGGCTAACTTCCGCGTCTACGGCGTTCGCAAGGTCTGGCGCCAGTTGCAGCGCGAGGGCTTCGATGTTGCCCGCTGCACGGTTGCCCGCCTGATGAAGGCCATGGGTCTCGAAGGCATCATCCGCGGCAAGCCGCTCCGCACCACGGTGAGCGACAAGGCCGCACCTTGTCCGCTCGATCACGTCAATCGCCAGTTCCATGCCCCGGCACCGAACATGCTGTGGGTCTCCGACTTCACCTACGTCGCGACCTGGACCGGCTTCGTCTATGTCGCCTTTGTCATCGACACTTATGCGAGAAGGATCGTCGGCTGGCGGGTGAGCCGGACGGCGCATGCGAGCTTCGTCCTGGACGCTCTGGAACAGGCTCTCCACGATCGGCGGCCAATCCATCGCGGTGGGCTCGTGCACCATAGTGATAGAGGCAGCCAATACGTCAGCATTCGATACACCGAGCGCCTGGCGGAAGCCGGCGTCGAGCCGTCGGTCGGCAGCGTCGGCGACAGCTATGACAACGCTCTCGCCGAAACCATCAACGGTCTCTACAAGGCCGAGGTGATCCACCGACGCGGACCATGGCGCTCATTCGAGGCAGTCGAGTTCGCGACGTTGGAATGGGTGGACTGGTTCAACAATCGCCGGCTGCTGGAGCCCATCGGCAACATCCCGCCGGCGGAAGCCGAGGAACGCTACTACGCCATGCTGGTAGAACCAGCCATGGCCGCGTGA
- a CDS encoding DJ-1/PfpI family protein produces the protein MSGKKILMLTGEFTEEYEIFVFQQGMEAVGHTVHVVCPDKKAGDRIKTSLHDFEGDQTYTEKVGHYADINKTFSEVKVEDYDAVYAAGGRGPEYIRTDKRVQAMVRHFHDTGKPIFTICHGVQILMAVPGVLKGRKVAGLAACEPEVTAVGGTYIDVKPTEAFVDGNMVSAKGWTGLAAFMRECLKVLGTKISHA, from the coding sequence ATGAGCGGCAAGAAAATCCTCATGCTGACAGGCGAATTCACCGAGGAATACGAGATCTTCGTTTTCCAGCAAGGCATGGAAGCCGTCGGTCACACCGTTCATGTTGTTTGCCCCGATAAGAAGGCCGGCGATCGCATCAAGACCTCACTGCACGATTTCGAAGGTGACCAGACCTACACTGAGAAAGTCGGTCATTATGCCGACATCAACAAGACCTTCTCCGAAGTGAAGGTCGAAGACTATGACGCCGTCTATGCAGCCGGTGGGCGTGGTCCGGAATACATTCGCACCGACAAACGCGTGCAAGCCATGGTTCGTCATTTTCATGACACCGGCAAGCCGATCTTCACCATCTGCCACGGCGTTCAGATTCTGATGGCGGTGCCCGGTGTTCTGAAGGGCCGTAAGGTTGCAGGGCTTGCAGCCTGCGAGCCAGAGGTCACGGCCGTCGGCGGGACCTATATCGACGTCAAGCCGACAGAGGCCTTTGTCGACGGAAATATGGTTTCGGCTAAGGGCTGGACCGGACTCGCCGCCTTCATGCGCGAGTGCCTCAAGGTGCTCGGCACAAAAATCTCGCACGCCTGA
- a CDS encoding GntR family transcriptional regulator, with protein sequence MAFAAERESRPANIRPSSIVDGVYDNIYHRLMSLEIAPGARIPIDVLARDVGVSQTPVREALSRLEREGLVRKEHLIGYSAAPQWTRRQFEDLYVFRLLLEPEAARLAALKMTPEALHGLENAAADMGHGETPLDRNTRYSRFARADAHFHDDIMRIAGNEVIRSTLFNQHVHLHIFRRMFHTRVTQEALEEHESLLAAFRAGNPDAAFKAMHEHIECSRDRLLSAFE encoded by the coding sequence GTGGCATTCGCAGCCGAGCGGGAAAGCAGGCCGGCCAACATCAGGCCAAGCAGCATCGTCGATGGCGTCTACGACAACATCTACCATCGGCTGATGTCGCTGGAGATCGCGCCGGGCGCCCGTATCCCGATCGACGTGCTTGCACGCGACGTTGGCGTGTCACAGACCCCCGTGCGCGAGGCGTTGAGCCGACTGGAGCGTGAAGGACTGGTGCGCAAGGAGCACCTGATCGGCTACAGCGCGGCGCCGCAATGGACGCGCAGGCAGTTCGAGGACCTCTATGTGTTCCGCCTGTTGCTGGAGCCGGAAGCGGCGCGGCTGGCGGCGCTCAAGATGACGCCCGAGGCTCTGCATGGGCTGGAGAATGCGGCCGCGGACATGGGGCACGGCGAAACGCCGCTGGATCGCAACACACGTTATTCACGCTTTGCACGCGCTGACGCGCACTTCCACGACGACATCATGAGGATTGCCGGAAACGAGGTGATCCGCAGCACTCTCTTCAATCAGCATGTCCACCTGCACATCTTTCGGCGGATGTTCCACACCCGCGTGACGCAGGAGGCGCTTGAAGAGCACGAGAGCCTGCTCGCCGCATTCCGTGCGGGCAATCCGGACGCTGCTTTCAAGGCAATGCACGAACACATCGAGTGTTCGCGCGATCGACTGCTTTCGGCTTTCGAATGA
- a CDS encoding iron-containing alcohol dehydrogenase — protein MKLFGTIRAPRELVFGSGQRHSLSRIAGKLGRRALVVTDSRMAADADFLEMTEQMEEAGLSIRIDGSTLPDVPIESAVRSAEAARGFAPDLVVGVGGGSCLDMAKCVAALLTHGGRPQDYYGEHNVPGRVMPVIAIPTTAGTGSEVTPVAVLSDAERSLKVGISSPYIVPTASICDPDLTLTCPRGLTAVAGADALTHAIEAFTAIRRAPEPGIAQERVFVGKNEFSDHFALRAIGLLWQGLETACNDGSNRVARERVMMGATLAGLAFGVAGTAAAHAIQYPVGALTHTAHGAGVACLMPYVMRWNAREIGPELAQIALAIGVACADDVIPALTALFERIGIPPTLRELGLAEERIDWVAEQSCGIARLVQNNPRPLTLPEMRTLVAAAYSGDSTALN, from the coding sequence ATGAAACTGTTCGGCACGATCAGGGCGCCGCGGGAACTGGTCTTCGGCTCAGGCCAGCGGCACTCCTTGAGCCGCATCGCAGGCAAACTAGGGCGGCGGGCGCTGGTCGTGACGGATTCGCGAATGGCGGCCGATGCTGATTTTCTCGAAATGACAGAGCAGATGGAGGAAGCTGGCCTCTCCATACGCATCGACGGTTCGACCTTGCCGGACGTCCCGATCGAGTCTGCTGTCCGGAGCGCCGAAGCCGCACGGGGCTTTGCGCCAGATCTGGTTGTCGGCGTCGGCGGTGGCTCCTGTCTCGACATGGCCAAATGCGTCGCCGCACTGCTGACCCATGGCGGCCGCCCGCAGGACTATTACGGCGAACACAACGTGCCGGGCCGGGTGATGCCGGTCATCGCCATCCCGACCACGGCGGGCACCGGATCGGAAGTCACGCCTGTCGCGGTCCTGTCCGACGCTGAGCGCAGCCTCAAGGTCGGGATATCCAGTCCGTACATCGTACCGACGGCATCGATCTGCGATCCGGATCTTACCCTGACGTGTCCGCGCGGCCTGACGGCGGTCGCGGGCGCGGATGCGCTTACTCATGCGATAGAAGCCTTCACCGCGATCCGCCGCGCCCCGGAGCCCGGTATCGCGCAGGAGCGCGTCTTCGTCGGCAAGAACGAGTTTTCCGATCATTTCGCGCTGCGCGCGATCGGACTGCTTTGGCAGGGCCTTGAGACTGCCTGCAATGACGGTTCCAACAGGGTGGCACGGGAAAGGGTGATGATGGGCGCAACGCTGGCCGGCTTGGCGTTCGGTGTAGCCGGAACCGCAGCAGCGCATGCGATCCAGTATCCCGTCGGAGCCCTGACGCACACCGCTCACGGAGCAGGCGTCGCCTGCCTCATGCCCTATGTGATGCGCTGGAATGCCCGGGAGATCGGCCCCGAACTTGCGCAGATCGCTCTGGCGATCGGTGTGGCCTGCGCCGACGATGTCATCCCGGCCTTGACCGCGCTTTTCGAGCGGATCGGAATTCCCCCGACATTGCGCGAACTCGGCCTTGCCGAGGAGCGGATCGACTGGGTGGCGGAACAGAGTTGCGGCATCGCCCGGCTGGTCCAGAACAATCCACGACCGCTGACCCTTCCCGAAATGCGCACCCTCGTGGCCGCAGCCTACTCCGGCGACAGCACCGCGCTGAACTGA